One genomic window of Stigmatella ashevillena includes the following:
- a CDS encoding porin, with translation MPTIAPYRSVLLALMPGATLLLSPLAQAQQAEAPVTPAASESPAVPADSPPPPPAPAPAVPPPAEPAKKETPWYEKIRIRGYTQFRYNRLPSFRVNDDLINDQGDRFLGKNNGFGIRRARLVISGDVHDRVSIYLQPDFASVISDQYNVAIMRDWYADIFLDSRKEFRLRVGQSKVPYGFENLQSSQNRLAFDRNDALNSAVKDERDLGVFFYWAPAEIRQRFKHLVDSGLKGSGDYGVVGLGAYNGQTANRAERNDNLHAVGRVTWPFLFGKQFVEVGAGGYYGRFNVSASPTAENPYALQGGENNLVDARANLSLVIYPQPIGFSAEYNVGQGPSLGEDATTVIASRRLRGGYAQVMYKVDDVLGVSLIPYVRGTIYEGGKKFETNAPRYDVRELEMGVEWQILKALEVTGAYLISDRTSSRAPYLQQRGDVTRIQLQVNY, from the coding sequence ATGCCCACCATTGCACCCTACCGCTCCGTCCTCCTCGCGCTGATGCCCGGCGCCACCCTCCTCCTGTCTCCCCTCGCGCAGGCCCAGCAGGCAGAGGCACCCGTCACTCCGGCAGCCTCCGAGTCGCCCGCGGTTCCCGCCGACTCCCCGCCTCCGCCCCCAGCCCCTGCTCCCGCCGTCCCGCCTCCTGCCGAGCCGGCGAAGAAGGAGACGCCCTGGTACGAGAAGATCCGGATCCGGGGGTACACGCAGTTCCGTTACAACCGGCTGCCGAGCTTCCGCGTCAACGACGATCTCATCAACGATCAGGGCGACCGCTTCCTCGGCAAGAACAATGGCTTCGGTATCCGCCGGGCGCGCCTCGTGATCTCCGGCGACGTCCACGACCGGGTCTCCATCTACCTGCAGCCGGACTTCGCCTCGGTCATTTCTGACCAGTACAACGTGGCGATCATGCGGGACTGGTACGCCGACATCTTCCTGGACTCGCGCAAGGAGTTCCGGCTCCGCGTGGGCCAGTCGAAGGTGCCCTACGGCTTCGAGAACCTTCAGTCGAGCCAGAACCGGCTCGCGTTCGACCGCAACGACGCCCTCAACAGCGCGGTCAAGGACGAGCGGGACCTGGGCGTGTTCTTCTACTGGGCTCCGGCGGAAATCCGCCAGCGCTTCAAGCACCTGGTCGACAGCGGGCTGAAGGGCTCGGGCGACTATGGCGTGGTGGGCCTCGGTGCCTACAATGGCCAGACCGCGAACCGTGCCGAGCGCAATGACAACCTGCACGCCGTGGGCCGGGTGACTTGGCCCTTCCTCTTCGGAAAACAGTTCGTCGAGGTGGGCGCAGGCGGGTACTACGGCCGCTTCAACGTCTCGGCTTCTCCGACGGCCGAGAATCCCTACGCGCTGCAGGGCGGGGAGAACAACCTCGTCGATGCCCGTGCCAACCTGAGCCTGGTGATCTACCCGCAGCCGATTGGTTTCTCCGCCGAGTACAACGTGGGGCAAGGCCCCTCTCTGGGCGAGGATGCCACCACCGTCATCGCCAGCCGCAGACTCCGCGGTGGATACGCCCAGGTCATGTACAAGGTGGACGATGTGCTCGGCGTGTCGCTCATCCCCTACGTGAGGGGGACGATCTACGAGGGCGGTAAGAAGTTCGAGACGAACGCTCCCCGCTACGACGTCCGGGAACTCGAAATGGGCGTGGAGTGGCAGATCCTCAAGGCGCTCGAGGTCACGGGGGCCTACCTGATCTCGGATCGCACGTCCTCCCGGGCCCCGTACCTTCAGCAACGGGGCGACGTGACACGCATCCAGCTCCAAGTGAACTATTAA
- a CDS encoding DUSAM domain-containing protein produces MTRKVDWDPIRTLEKQVLERGEPLELSDDVQALLRRSAREVAIPTEDVKQALRSPRSATALLRKIRQRLNAGSRRLGNAQSRAYRLRDAGNLDGARKAMEAVSAVEVVPFYRELAANMISNLGRLQKVAKTGRVDPKLSEHSQLLILLHRLDQGKPLNLTMGMRAFLHHAASEVAISQAETKEALANPKSAGALLQKIVERRQKGTKRLTRALVRMMALRDAGDLEGARQQMRDLLAVEVVPRFRRAAEENLAGLDAP; encoded by the coding sequence ATGACCCGCAAGGTTGATTGGGACCCTATCCGGACACTGGAGAAACAGGTGTTGGAGCGGGGCGAGCCGCTCGAACTCTCGGACGACGTGCAAGCCCTGTTGCGGCGTTCTGCTCGGGAAGTGGCCATCCCAACCGAGGATGTAAAGCAGGCCCTCCGCAGTCCACGCTCGGCCACGGCCTTGTTACGGAAGATCCGGCAACGACTCAACGCCGGGTCGCGCCGCCTTGGGAACGCCCAGAGCCGAGCCTACCGCTTGCGAGACGCCGGGAACCTGGACGGAGCGCGGAAGGCGATGGAAGCCGTGAGCGCGGTCGAGGTCGTTCCGTTCTACCGCGAACTCGCCGCGAACATGATCAGCAACCTCGGAAGGCTCCAGAAGGTTGCGAAGACGGGACGAGTGGATCCGAAACTGTCCGAGCACTCTCAGCTCTTGATCCTTCTGCACCGCCTCGATCAGGGCAAGCCCCTGAACCTCACCATGGGGATGCGCGCCTTCCTGCACCATGCCGCCTCGGAAGTGGCCATCAGCCAAGCTGAGACGAAAGAGGCTCTAGCGAATCCTAAGAGTGCAGGGGCCTTGCTTCAAAAGATCGTGGAGCGCAGGCAGAAAGGAACGAAGCGGCTGACGCGTGCTCTCGTGCGGATGATGGCCCTCCGAGATGCGGGCGACCTCGAAGGAGCCCGCCAACAGATGCGCGACTTGCTGGCCGTGGAGGTCGTCCCGAGGTTCCGCCGCGCCGCCGAGGAGAACCTAGCGGGCCTGGACGCCCCGTAG
- a CDS encoding LysR family transcriptional regulator: MLLLVEVVATGGITAAAERLGLRKSTVSRRLASLEARLGTRLLERNTRRLRLTEAGRDYHAHCARLVAEAQEVNKALIESRGTPQGTLRIATLSLLGELLTPLISEFLLRQPRMRVEVSLAPAHVDLIAEEYDLALRTGPLVDSSLVMRRLGRLRTGCYASPAYLRHRGTPRSPQDLRGHDCVLLAEPGTDEVWFFGEGPNAQTIPVEGRLRVPSVRAGQSAARAGLGVVRLPSSLVVDDVRAGLLVPILEEETPPGIPILAVYPSRPQLALKVRAFLELLSESSAILPWDTEGLFAEQ; the protein is encoded by the coding sequence ATGCTGCTCCTCGTCGAGGTGGTGGCCACGGGGGGCATCACGGCCGCGGCGGAACGGCTGGGCCTGCGCAAATCGACGGTGAGCCGTCGGCTCGCCTCTCTTGAGGCACGGCTGGGCACACGCCTGCTGGAGCGCAACACGCGCCGGTTGAGGCTCACGGAGGCCGGGCGCGACTACCACGCACACTGCGCGCGCCTCGTCGCCGAGGCCCAGGAGGTAAACAAGGCCCTGATTGAGTCGCGTGGGACGCCCCAGGGCACGTTGCGCATCGCGACCCTCTCGTTGCTGGGCGAATTGCTCACCCCGCTGATCTCCGAATTCCTCCTGCGCCAGCCGAGAATGCGGGTGGAAGTCTCTCTTGCCCCGGCCCACGTGGACCTCATTGCAGAGGAGTACGATCTGGCCCTGCGCACAGGGCCCCTCGTGGACTCCAGCCTGGTGATGCGCCGTCTGGGGCGCTTGCGCACCGGGTGCTATGCCAGCCCGGCCTACCTTCGGCACCGTGGCACGCCTCGCTCCCCCCAAGACCTGCGGGGGCACGACTGCGTCCTCTTGGCGGAGCCGGGTACGGATGAAGTGTGGTTCTTCGGGGAAGGACCGAACGCACAGACGATCCCCGTGGAAGGCCGACTCCGGGTCCCCAGCGTGCGCGCAGGCCAGAGCGCGGCGCGGGCAGGGCTGGGGGTGGTGCGGCTCCCCTCCTCCCTCGTTGTGGACGATGTCCGGGCGGGGCTGCTCGTCCCCATCCTGGAAGAGGAGACACCGCCAGGGATTCCGATCCTCGCCGTCTACCCGAGCCGACCCCAACTCGCCCTCAAGGTGCGTGCCTTCCTTGAGCTGCTCTCGGAGAGCAGTGCCATCCTCCCTTGGGACACGGAGGGGCTCTTCGCGGAACAGTGA
- the trxA gene encoding thioredoxin, producing the protein MAGAVIEVGDAEFRREVLESQQPVLMDFTAAWCPPCRILTPIIEALATEHHGRLKVTKLDVDAHQETARMYGIRALPTLLLFKDGKVVKQITGAVPKAKLEETLRPWM; encoded by the coding sequence ATGGCAGGAGCAGTCATCGAGGTTGGGGATGCAGAGTTCCGGAGAGAAGTCCTTGAGTCGCAGCAACCCGTGTTGATGGATTTCACCGCCGCCTGGTGTCCTCCGTGCCGCATCCTCACGCCCATCATCGAAGCGCTGGCCACCGAGCATCACGGACGGTTGAAAGTCACGAAGCTGGACGTGGATGCCCACCAGGAGACGGCCCGGATGTACGGCATCCGTGCACTCCCCACCCTGCTCCTCTTCAAGGACGGCAAGGTGGTGAAGCAGATCACCGGCGCCGTGCCGAAGGCGAAGCTCGAAGAGACCCTTCGCCCATGGATGTGA
- a CDS encoding regulatory protein RecX has product MPDEPKGGPRGKSGGVRKQPRKVSPRYLENASLHYLKRYSATVGQLKRVLLRKVENSLRFHGGDRAEALGWVDALVEKLIRNGLVNDQAYAETKAHALRASGRSARAIAQKLRMKGVAEDVVADKLAQATAEVSEESAARIWARKKRLGPFRRDPLSRKTHRERDLAALARAGFSFSTAKKIIDGAPE; this is encoded by the coding sequence GTGCCTGACGAGCCGAAGGGAGGTCCTCGAGGCAAGAGCGGGGGAGTGCGAAAGCAGCCCAGGAAGGTGTCTCCGCGCTACCTCGAAAATGCCTCGCTGCACTACCTCAAGCGGTATTCAGCAACGGTGGGCCAGCTCAAGCGCGTGCTCCTGCGCAAGGTGGAAAACTCACTGCGGTTCCACGGCGGCGATCGTGCCGAGGCACTGGGTTGGGTGGATGCGCTCGTGGAGAAACTCATCCGCAATGGGCTCGTCAACGATCAGGCCTATGCCGAGACGAAAGCGCACGCCCTGCGAGCCTCGGGCCGCAGCGCCCGGGCGATTGCCCAGAAGCTGCGGATGAAGGGCGTCGCTGAAGACGTCGTCGCCGATAAACTCGCCCAGGCGACCGCGGAAGTCTCTGAAGAGTCAGCCGCGCGCATCTGGGCGCGAAAGAAGCGGCTGGGGCCCTTTCGGCGTGACCCGCTCTCCCGGAAGACCCACCGGGAGCGGGACCTTGCCGCACTGGCGCGGGCGGGCTTCTCGTTTTCGACGGCGAAGAAGATCATCGACGGTGCGCCCGAATGA
- a CDS encoding carboxypeptidase regulatory-like domain-containing protein yields MALLPARPGRYLVSARAGNFATARADVLKPQGEAVTAVRLTLAAGGALEGSVVNKASQGPVPLAELVLTPRGLSMDERASAPQEERFSASSNERGSFRFDGLAPGEYQLEARAPGHSPKRLSRVHVPSSGITIEMEASAFIEGFVELSEGSPAALAHVSAFGAEEAILTETGAGGGFSLDVPPGSYQLTAQKGGKTGSTHGKLVVGAGMTLQNIRIRLGASTAIEGVVRQKDSGLPIAHAVIAALPSSEGGEVEVGRASSNPEGRFEVAGLAPGAYDVRVRAQGFKALHRAGITLLEGQRFELLAELASNGRIEGTVTGSAKQPLAGVHVSPQRKWGPLEGAGATVTNEEGHFALEDVPPGDVYVAARRPGSDANTRVPVKVESGKTSRVQLQLSDEGTLEGTVRLLGGRLPTRPVTVYAKQVEAPRSEGLEVPATAEGTFSIRAGAGRYQLSAWLVDARSGNDQEKIVTLEADQRQHVDLEVREGTKPITVTVLEPNGAPSVRATVMGCEAGQSNILLEDLTDESGQVTLRVDSLGADLLHLWATNGGRSGDLPRVSSGSTRATLQLSPGARLTGTVRSAGGRAVDGFQLVVAAIRTGEDFFSQQKFEFTGDRFHVEDVAPGRLSVTATLPDGRAGKAEAAPVSGSAAHVEIVVEAGGGLKGRLLDLKSGEPIPQAFVEVDGLVSPTTGPDGRFQLDDIAPGPHRATAWERQHGIADKQVNILPGKVLELGDWYMASPPVEPGRLGLAFGMSGEDVIIRWISAGAGTGVQIGDVITAIDGATVLTPGEARQRELGPPGSPATLSLRRGTQRHTVTLIRAGSPQ; encoded by the coding sequence GTGGCGCTCCTTCCTGCCCGGCCTGGGAGGTACCTGGTCTCGGCGCGAGCCGGGAACTTCGCCACGGCGAGGGCCGATGTCCTCAAGCCCCAAGGAGAGGCCGTCACCGCGGTGCGACTCACACTCGCCGCAGGGGGGGCGTTGGAAGGCTCCGTCGTGAACAAAGCTTCCCAGGGCCCAGTACCTCTCGCGGAGCTGGTGCTCACCCCTCGCGGTCTCTCCATGGATGAGCGCGCCTCGGCCCCTCAAGAGGAACGGTTTTCGGCCTCCAGCAACGAACGCGGAAGCTTCCGCTTCGACGGACTGGCCCCGGGCGAATATCAACTCGAAGCCCGCGCGCCAGGTCACTCGCCCAAGCGTCTGTCGCGCGTTCACGTTCCCTCATCGGGAATCACGATCGAGATGGAGGCCTCGGCCTTCATCGAAGGCTTTGTCGAACTCTCGGAGGGAAGCCCCGCCGCGCTGGCCCATGTCAGCGCCTTCGGCGCAGAGGAGGCGATCCTGACCGAGACAGGCGCGGGCGGCGGCTTCTCTCTCGACGTCCCTCCTGGGAGTTATCAACTCACAGCCCAGAAAGGCGGCAAGACAGGCTCCACCCACGGCAAGCTCGTCGTTGGAGCAGGAATGACTCTCCAGAACATCCGCATCCGGCTGGGCGCCTCAACGGCCATCGAAGGCGTGGTGCGCCAGAAAGACTCGGGCCTCCCCATCGCCCACGCGGTGATCGCTGCTCTTCCCAGCAGCGAGGGCGGAGAGGTGGAGGTGGGCCGCGCCAGTTCCAATCCAGAAGGACGCTTCGAGGTTGCCGGACTGGCCCCGGGCGCATACGACGTGAGGGTTCGGGCGCAGGGCTTCAAGGCACTACACCGCGCGGGAATCACCTTGCTGGAAGGACAACGCTTCGAGCTGCTCGCCGAGCTGGCCTCCAACGGCCGCATCGAAGGCACGGTGACCGGCAGCGCGAAACAACCCCTCGCGGGAGTCCACGTCAGCCCTCAACGGAAGTGGGGTCCCCTAGAAGGTGCCGGCGCCACGGTGACCAACGAAGAAGGCCACTTCGCCCTCGAAGATGTTCCTCCAGGAGACGTCTACGTCGCCGCGCGCCGTCCCGGCAGTGATGCGAACACGCGCGTTCCCGTCAAAGTCGAATCAGGCAAGACCTCGCGAGTCCAGCTCCAGCTCTCTGACGAGGGCACCCTCGAAGGCACCGTCCGCCTCCTGGGGGGACGCCTTCCAACCCGGCCCGTCACCGTCTATGCGAAGCAAGTCGAAGCCCCCCGCTCCGAGGGGCTCGAGGTGCCAGCCACCGCAGAGGGGACGTTTTCGATACGGGCAGGCGCAGGCCGCTACCAGCTCAGCGCGTGGCTGGTAGACGCCCGCTCCGGGAACGATCAGGAGAAGATCGTCACGCTCGAAGCAGATCAGCGCCAACACGTGGACCTGGAGGTGCGCGAAGGAACGAAGCCCATCACCGTCACCGTCCTCGAGCCCAACGGCGCTCCCAGCGTGCGAGCGACCGTCATGGGATGCGAGGCGGGACAGTCGAACATCCTCCTCGAAGACCTGACCGATGAGTCCGGACAAGTCACGCTGAGGGTGGACTCTCTGGGTGCTGACTTGCTGCACCTCTGGGCGACCAATGGGGGCCGCAGTGGTGATCTCCCCAGGGTGTCTTCCGGGAGCACCCGTGCGACCCTCCAACTCTCACCGGGAGCCCGCTTGACGGGCACCGTCCGCTCAGCGGGAGGCCGCGCCGTCGATGGCTTCCAGCTCGTCGTGGCGGCGATCCGGACCGGGGAGGACTTCTTCAGCCAGCAGAAGTTCGAATTCACGGGAGACCGATTCCACGTGGAGGATGTCGCCCCGGGCCGACTGTCCGTCACCGCCACGCTGCCAGATGGGCGTGCTGGAAAGGCCGAGGCGGCCCCTGTCTCGGGCTCAGCGGCCCACGTCGAGATCGTCGTGGAGGCGGGCGGTGGCCTCAAAGGCCGTCTGCTCGACTTGAAGTCGGGCGAGCCCATTCCACAGGCCTTCGTCGAAGTCGACGGCCTCGTCTCCCCCACCACCGGTCCGGACGGCCGGTTTCAGCTCGACGACATCGCCCCCGGCCCCCATCGGGCCACCGCCTGGGAGCGACAGCACGGCATCGCTGACAAGCAGGTGAACATCCTCCCTGGGAAGGTGCTGGAGCTCGGCGATTGGTACATGGCTTCACCCCCGGTGGAACCCGGCCGTCTGGGCCTTGCCTTCGGGATGAGCGGAGAGGACGTCATCATCCGCTGGATCTCCGCAGGCGCGGGGACGGGTGTCCAAATCGGCGACGTGATCACCGCCATCGATGGGGCCACGGTGCTCACCCCAGGGGAAGCACGGCAGCGCGAGCTGGGCCCGCCGGGCAGCCCGGCAACGCTCTCCCTCCGCCGTGGAACGCAGAGGCACACGGTCACGCTCATCCGCGCCGGGTCCCCACAGTGA
- a CDS encoding nucleoside monophosphate kinase: MAATSLLRTTATCPVDFEPPLPDNARSLQAVEGVPGAYLLAPVLSRAECEQLITASEALGYAPKKSRRSGPPIRTNTRLLYEAHPGLSETLAQRMRPHLEAIDVSGVGQWRLVEDSRLLNERWRMNRYAAGEQFFPHFDTGYALGRDCRSLLSVILYLNDDFGEGETVFFPGGQTRDHMLPGDEDAQEVRIRPTAGTALVFHHFGPLSPRHSGLAPLPGQRPKYVIRTDVFYARTPPLASATLFGRSPETHRCVILLGPPGAGKSTQLRQLSQALGYTGIDFGQCVRSERARSSELGARIQQFRLKRAALQDAAFGATGEQRRPSGWLPDALSLELLERQLENLGPTAGLVLDGFPRMRSQSNFLEGNRWQLLAAVHLKVDDATRAERLEGRTIDPATGQPFHTQHAPPSPEGTVTRRPEDAPESVKARMVDWEQDTRPLLEHYAKRGVAVEVEGGGSPEAVTRAILLSLSRRLLEEATPLFPAPLAELLENASTDGVNHSSRLDSLVFRYQPPSGAALYLKLAPPWGAPLKTEAAFLASERARQLALQVPVLRGLFTLGGDVTALVTEELPGASAKRAAQACTHDLERTRLVHNLAEVLRTFHQAPPLEGLADDAIQGLLLRARERLNRGEVPPRNFTSKYGLALEGREALAQELNRLELAARSLAEGPRVLLHGDPCLPNFRVDPSGAFTGCLDLSGVRGGDRYWDLALASWSVQHNLGERWAEAFLEASCEGHVDRDRLSFFTGLRRFLV, from the coding sequence ATGGCCGCAACCTCCCTGTTGCGCACGACCGCGACGTGCCCCGTCGACTTCGAGCCGCCCCTGCCAGACAACGCTCGCTCGCTCCAGGCGGTCGAGGGCGTGCCAGGGGCCTATCTGCTGGCTCCTGTCCTTTCCCGCGCCGAGTGTGAGCAGCTCATCACGGCTTCCGAGGCGCTGGGCTATGCCCCCAAGAAGAGCCGACGCTCCGGTCCTCCCATCCGCACCAATACCCGGCTGCTCTACGAAGCCCATCCAGGGTTGAGCGAGACGCTGGCCCAGCGCATGCGCCCACACCTCGAAGCCATCGACGTGAGCGGCGTGGGGCAGTGGCGGCTGGTGGAAGACAGCCGTCTGCTCAACGAGCGCTGGAGAATGAACCGCTACGCGGCAGGCGAGCAGTTCTTCCCCCACTTCGATACCGGTTACGCGCTCGGCCGTGACTGCCGCTCCCTGCTCAGTGTCATCCTCTACCTCAATGATGACTTCGGCGAAGGAGAGACCGTCTTCTTTCCCGGAGGACAGACGCGCGACCACATGCTCCCGGGCGATGAAGATGCCCAGGAGGTCCGCATCCGGCCCACCGCGGGAACCGCGCTGGTGTTCCATCACTTTGGACCGCTGAGCCCTCGTCACTCCGGGCTCGCGCCCCTCCCGGGCCAGCGGCCCAAGTACGTGATCCGCACGGATGTCTTCTATGCGCGGACACCTCCGCTGGCCAGCGCCACGCTCTTTGGCCGGAGCCCAGAAACCCACCGGTGTGTGATCCTTCTGGGACCTCCCGGCGCGGGCAAGAGCACCCAGCTCCGGCAGCTCTCCCAGGCGCTGGGCTACACCGGCATCGACTTCGGACAGTGTGTTCGCAGCGAGCGGGCACGGTCCAGCGAGCTGGGTGCACGCATCCAACAGTTCCGGCTCAAGCGGGCCGCCCTCCAGGACGCCGCCTTTGGCGCCACGGGAGAGCAGCGGCGGCCCTCGGGATGGCTGCCAGACGCCCTGAGCCTGGAGCTGCTGGAACGGCAACTCGAAAACCTGGGCCCCACCGCGGGGCTCGTGCTCGATGGCTTTCCCCGCATGCGGTCCCAGTCCAACTTCCTGGAGGGAAACCGCTGGCAGTTGCTCGCCGCAGTGCACCTGAAGGTGGACGACGCCACGCGGGCGGAGCGCTTGGAAGGGCGCACCATCGACCCTGCCACAGGGCAGCCGTTCCACACGCAGCATGCGCCTCCCAGCCCAGAGGGCACCGTCACCCGGCGCCCCGAGGATGCGCCTGAGTCCGTGAAGGCCCGGATGGTGGACTGGGAGCAGGACACGCGTCCGCTCCTGGAGCATTACGCCAAGCGAGGCGTCGCCGTGGAGGTGGAGGGTGGCGGCTCTCCCGAAGCGGTGACGCGAGCCATCCTGCTTTCACTCTCTCGACGGCTCCTCGAGGAAGCCACTCCGCTGTTCCCCGCCCCCCTGGCCGAACTCCTGGAGAATGCCTCCACGGATGGGGTGAACCACTCTTCCCGCCTGGACTCGCTGGTGTTCCGTTACCAGCCCCCTTCCGGAGCCGCCCTCTACCTCAAGCTGGCGCCGCCCTGGGGTGCCCCACTCAAGACCGAGGCCGCCTTTCTCGCCTCCGAGCGCGCGCGGCAACTGGCCCTCCAGGTCCCCGTCCTCCGAGGCCTCTTCACCCTCGGTGGAGACGTGACGGCCCTGGTCACCGAGGAACTCCCTGGGGCGTCTGCCAAGCGGGCCGCCCAGGCGTGTACCCACGACCTGGAGCGAACGAGGCTCGTGCACAACCTGGCCGAGGTGCTGCGAACCTTCCACCAAGCGCCTCCTCTGGAGGGTCTGGCCGATGACGCCATCCAGGGGTTGCTGCTGCGAGCACGGGAGCGCTTGAACCGGGGCGAAGTCCCTCCGCGCAACTTCACCTCCAAATATGGCCTCGCCCTGGAAGGCCGCGAGGCGCTCGCCCAAGAACTCAATCGCCTCGAACTCGCCGCACGGTCGCTCGCAGAAGGGCCGCGCGTGCTGCTCCACGGAGATCCGTGCTTGCCCAACTTCCGGGTGGATCCCTCCGGGGCATTCACGGGATGCCTGGATCTGTCGGGCGTCAGAGGGGGAGACCGGTATTGGGATCTCGCCCTGGCCTCCTGGTCCGTGCAACACAACCTCGGGGAGCGGTGGGCGGAGGCCTTCCTCGAGGCCAGTTGTGAGGGGCATGTGGATCGTGACCGCCTGAGTTTCTTCACCGGCCTGCGCAGGTTCCTGGTGTGA
- a CDS encoding Gfo/Idh/MocA family oxidoreductase, with translation MNTPPESIRHVALIGLGWHARRVYYPWLEEAALQDRVRISAVVDLHANSDTVRNYLAQRRVAPGQLLFTESGLPTDALPEDLLRHLNGLRAAGQLDGVIISTEPRAHKRYVMWALQSGIHVLLDKPISAPANAASTAEVAQALWKDFEDIAQALAASRSRLVVQAQRRMHAGYGFIKRYLEDFLQEYGVPISFLDLYHADGMWVMPDEWDREHHAYKNRTGKLLHSGYHFVDLGSWLLESNRLANPASSLLEFQVQTFEPKDFLALLDGRYEKLFGPGGVPAPVPSVGNHGEMDLTLMGRVLTGETVQTLVSLQLLQNSFSRRASPAPPADPYKGAGRVRHERMNLQVGPLLNLQVHSYQSYETRDHRVQAPYGPGHLDHFDVYVFRNADAVGGTPFEKLEFGKTAQPSGHNEQARLALLEAFLQGHPSGSELEDHRRTNLWMSQIYQAIHDRRTGTQEVCRMPWS, from the coding sequence GTGAACACTCCTCCAGAGTCCATCCGCCACGTCGCCCTCATCGGCCTCGGATGGCATGCCCGCCGCGTCTACTACCCTTGGCTCGAGGAGGCCGCACTCCAGGACCGCGTCCGCATCAGCGCCGTCGTCGACCTGCATGCCAACAGCGACACCGTGCGCAACTACCTCGCACAGCGGCGGGTGGCTCCCGGCCAGCTCCTCTTCACCGAGTCAGGTCTCCCCACGGACGCCCTGCCCGAGGACCTTCTCCGGCACCTCAACGGCCTGCGTGCCGCCGGGCAGTTGGACGGGGTGATCATTTCCACCGAGCCGCGTGCCCACAAGCGCTACGTGATGTGGGCCCTCCAAAGCGGTATTCACGTGCTGCTCGACAAGCCCATCAGTGCTCCGGCCAACGCCGCCAGCACCGCGGAGGTCGCCCAGGCTCTCTGGAAGGACTTCGAGGACATCGCCCAAGCCCTGGCCGCCTCGCGCTCCCGCCTCGTGGTGCAAGCCCAACGCCGCATGCACGCGGGCTACGGCTTCATCAAGCGCTACCTCGAGGACTTCCTCCAGGAATATGGGGTGCCCATCTCCTTCCTGGACCTCTACCACGCCGACGGCATGTGGGTGATGCCGGATGAGTGGGATCGCGAGCACCACGCCTACAAGAACCGGACGGGCAAGCTCTTGCACTCGGGGTATCACTTCGTGGACCTGGGCTCCTGGCTGCTGGAGAGCAACCGGCTCGCGAACCCGGCCTCCAGCCTCCTGGAATTCCAGGTGCAGACCTTCGAGCCGAAGGACTTCCTCGCACTCCTGGATGGACGTTACGAGAAGCTGTTCGGACCGGGGGGTGTTCCCGCTCCGGTGCCCTCCGTCGGAAATCATGGAGAGATGGATCTCACCCTCATGGGCCGGGTTCTCACCGGGGAGACCGTCCAGACGTTGGTCTCCCTCCAGCTCCTCCAGAACTCCTTCTCGCGCCGCGCCTCTCCCGCTCCGCCCGCCGATCCTTATAAGGGGGCCGGACGCGTCCGGCATGAGCGCATGAACCTTCAGGTGGGACCGCTGCTCAACCTGCAGGTCCACTCCTACCAGTCCTACGAGACGCGGGATCACCGCGTGCAGGCCCCTTACGGACCGGGGCACCTGGACCACTTCGACGTCTACGTGTTTCGCAACGCCGATGCCGTCGGGGGCACCCCCTTCGAAAAGCTCGAGTTCGGCAAGACGGCCCAGCCCTCCGGGCACAACGAGCAGGCCCGCCTGGCGCTGCTGGAGGCGTTCCTCCAGGGGCATCCCAGCGGCTCTGAGCTGGAAGACCACCGGCGCACGAACCTGTGGATGTCCCAGATTTATCAAGCCATCCATGACCGAAGAACGGGGACTCAGGAAGTGTGCCGCATGCCCTGGAGCTGA
- a CDS encoding DUF5953 family protein, which yields MTTRRRLGIVVYAPALVGNDGRTLAIVHGMEKALPGLRLEWRVSEGGRPIALPQRDAWLAERTQDGRFPLLCNGDESYPVTVSGRGRSGRLSPGGQPRFEVHAEMPLDKPVIAAAAAVLEAVAESAHALWGEATPDDAAVDIAYQTAPTQGGPPSPRRGLPALKLFEHIRSPEIPYYLGWLNYWSAGAARTIGFPDTSRDAELLSRARRTESGGWVVQLTDAPLDLDDRAHLDALKRAYERFPEIGGRVTPR from the coding sequence ATGACTACGCGAAGAAGACTCGGCATCGTCGTCTACGCGCCTGCGCTCGTGGGCAACGACGGCCGCACGCTCGCTATCGTCCATGGGATGGAAAAGGCGCTCCCCGGCTTGCGCCTAGAGTGGCGGGTCTCCGAAGGCGGGCGCCCCATTGCATTGCCGCAGCGCGATGCATGGCTCGCGGAAAGGACGCAGGACGGGAGATTCCCTCTTCTGTGCAACGGGGACGAGAGCTACCCCGTGACGGTTTCGGGAAGGGGAAGATCGGGACGCCTCAGCCCGGGCGGTCAGCCGCGGTTTGAAGTGCATGCGGAAATGCCACTGGACAAGCCGGTGATCGCGGCAGCGGCAGCTGTGCTTGAGGCCGTGGCCGAGAGTGCGCATGCACTGTGGGGGGAGGCGACGCCAGACGACGCTGCGGTGGACATCGCGTATCAGACAGCACCCACGCAGGGAGGGCCGCCGTCCCCACGCCGGGGGCTGCCCGCCCTGAAGCTCTTCGAGCACATCCGCTCGCCCGAGATTCCTTATTACCTCGGGTGGCTGAACTATTGGTCTGCAGGTGCCGCACGAACCATCGGATTCCCAGACACCTCGCGCGACGCCGAGCTGCTCTCGCGGGCGCGGCGCACGGAGTCGGGCGGGTGGGTGGTGCAGCTCACGGATGCACCGCTTGATCTCGATGACCGCGCCCACCTGGACGCGCTGAAGCGGGCCTACGAGCGCTTCCCGGAGATCGGCGGGCGCGTCACTCCGCGCTGA